Proteins co-encoded in one Streptomyces roseochromogenus subsp. oscitans DS 12.976 genomic window:
- a CDS encoding 1-phosphofructokinase family hexose kinase encodes MILTVTLNTALDLTYRVRSLRPHASHRVSEVVERPGGKGVNVARVLAALGHETTVTGFAGGATGRAMRDQLGDTPGLTDALVPVAGATRRTIAVVDELSGDTTQLNEPGPQIEPTEWGAFLDRYDELLPSASAVALCGSLPPGVPVGAYANLVRAARAAGVPVLLDTSGEPLRRGVAARPDLIKPNADELAELTGSHEPLRATQDARRRGAHAVVASLGAEGLLAVTPEGSWRATPPARMRGNPTGAGDSAVAGLLSGLVEKLPWPDRLTRAVALSAATVRAPAAGEFDPRTFEELLGRISVTGKPSAA; translated from the coding sequence GTGATCCTCACGGTCACGCTGAACACCGCTCTCGACCTCACCTATCGCGTGCGGTCGCTACGGCCGCACGCCTCGCACCGGGTCTCGGAGGTCGTCGAGCGGCCCGGCGGCAAAGGCGTGAACGTGGCCCGGGTGCTGGCCGCGCTCGGGCACGAGACGACGGTCACGGGGTTCGCGGGCGGCGCGACCGGGCGGGCGATGCGCGATCAGCTCGGCGACACCCCCGGTCTGACGGACGCGCTGGTGCCGGTCGCCGGGGCGACCCGGCGCACGATCGCCGTGGTGGACGAACTCTCGGGTGACACCACCCAGCTGAACGAGCCGGGCCCGCAGATCGAGCCGACCGAGTGGGGCGCGTTCCTGGACCGCTACGACGAACTGCTGCCGTCCGCCTCGGCAGTGGCCCTGTGCGGCAGCCTGCCGCCAGGCGTCCCGGTCGGCGCATACGCGAACCTTGTGCGCGCAGCCCGCGCCGCGGGCGTCCCGGTCCTGCTGGACACCAGCGGCGAACCGCTGCGCCGCGGGGTCGCCGCCCGCCCGGACCTGATCAAACCGAACGCCGACGAACTGGCCGAACTGACCGGCTCCCACGAGCCGTTGCGCGCCACGCAGGACGCCCGCCGGCGCGGCGCCCACGCGGTCGTCGCCTCGCTGGGCGCGGAGGGCCTCCTGGCCGTCACCCCGGAGGGCAGCTGGCGCGCGACCCCACCGGCCCGGATGCGGGGCAACCCGACGGGCGCGGGCGACTCGGCGGTCGCGGGCCTCCTGTCGGGCCTGGTGGAGAAGCTCCCCTGGCCGGACCGCCTCACCCGCGCGGTCGCCCTGTCAGCGGCGACCGTACGGGCCCCGGCCGCCGGCGAGTTCGACCCGAGGACGTTCGAGGAGTTGCTGGGCCGGATTTCGGTGACCGGGAAACCCAGCGCCGCGTGA
- a CDS encoding ROK family protein codes for MRHVIALDVGGTGMKAALVGDDGELLHRARRATGRERGPDAVVATILDFAAELRAHGAEHLGAPAVAAGIAVPGIVDEEQGVAAYAANLGWRDVPLRALLTERLGIPVALGHDVRTGGLAEGRIGAGKGADRFLFVPLGTGIAGAIGIDGRVEAGAHGFAGEIGHIVVRPSGTPCPCGQRGCLERYASASAVTEAWAAACGDPDADAADCAKAVASGDPNAVRVWQEAVDALADGLVTALTLLDPRTLIIGGGLAEAGEVLFQPLRDAVRHRVTFQKLPAIVPAALGDTAGCLGAGLLAQDLLTTTIPTTPEEAPDGH; via the coding sequence GTGAGACATGTCATCGCCCTGGACGTGGGCGGTACCGGGATGAAGGCCGCCCTCGTCGGCGACGACGGCGAACTGCTCCACCGTGCCCGCCGCGCCACCGGACGCGAGCGGGGACCGGACGCGGTGGTCGCGACGATCCTCGACTTCGCCGCCGAGCTGCGCGCCCACGGCGCCGAGCACCTCGGCGCACCGGCCGTCGCCGCCGGTATCGCGGTCCCCGGCATCGTCGACGAGGAACAGGGCGTCGCGGCCTACGCGGCCAACCTCGGCTGGCGGGACGTACCGCTGCGCGCGCTGCTCACCGAACGGCTCGGCATTCCCGTCGCCCTCGGCCACGACGTGCGCACCGGCGGCCTCGCCGAGGGCCGGATCGGCGCGGGCAAGGGCGCCGACCGGTTCCTGTTCGTGCCGCTCGGCACCGGGATCGCGGGCGCCATCGGCATAGACGGCCGGGTCGAGGCGGGCGCGCACGGCTTCGCGGGCGAGATCGGCCACATCGTCGTACGGCCGTCCGGCACCCCCTGCCCCTGCGGGCAGCGCGGCTGTCTGGAGCGGTACGCCTCCGCGTCCGCCGTGACCGAGGCCTGGGCGGCGGCCTGCGGGGACCCGGACGCGGACGCCGCCGACTGCGCCAAGGCCGTCGCGTCCGGTGACCCGAACGCCGTCCGGGTCTGGCAGGAGGCGGTGGACGCGCTCGCCGACGGCCTGGTCACCGCGCTCACCCTGCTGGACCCGCGCACCCTGATCATCGGTGGCGGTCTCGCCGAGGCCGGGGAAGTGTTGTTCCAGCCACTGCGGGACGCCGTCCGGCACCGGGTCACCTTCCAGAAACTGCCGGCCATCGTCCCCGCCGCCCTCGGCGACACCGCGGGCTGCCTCGGCGCGGGCCTGCTCGCGCAGGACCTGCTGACGACCACCATCCCTACGACTCCGGAGGAAGCACCTGATGGCCACTGA
- a CDS encoding extracellular solute-binding protein, with protein sequence MVSALGMTAVLGGCGSTGSSDTTLRLVAADYGDSAANSSKKYWDALVKEYESKHAGVKIDVSVYSWNDVDAKVKDMVAAGHAPDLAQIGAYADYAAAGKLYPASDLLSIRTQADFLSQLSDAGQWNHTQYGIPFGGSTRVLFYNKTLFAKAGITSPPTTWDELAADAKALKDKGVKYPMGLPLGPEEAQAETMQWMLSGASGGTGYTDDIGTYTIDSAQNVDTFTWLKDDLVGKGLTGPVAPGKLNRADAFAAFADGQVGMLNGHPTLIQQADKKGVQFGMVPMPGRTGKARASMGVADWMMAFKQNGHAAQIGDFLNFVYTEKNVLDFSRQYGLLPVTGSASNAMSESDSAPDKALHPFLEQLPTSELYPVGKTSWAAVSAAVKQNIGKAVAPDGSPAAVLSRLQATATAADSSSKS encoded by the coding sequence GTGGTGTCCGCACTGGGCATGACGGCGGTCCTGGGAGGCTGCGGAAGCACCGGCTCCTCGGACACGACCCTGAGACTGGTCGCCGCCGACTACGGCGACTCGGCCGCCAACAGCTCCAAGAAGTACTGGGACGCCCTGGTCAAGGAGTACGAGTCCAAGCACGCCGGTGTGAAGATCGACGTCAGCGTGTACTCCTGGAACGACGTCGACGCCAAGGTCAAGGACATGGTCGCCGCGGGCCACGCGCCCGACCTGGCTCAGATCGGCGCCTACGCCGACTACGCGGCCGCCGGCAAGCTCTATCCGGCCTCCGACCTGCTCTCCATCCGCACCCAGGCCGACTTCCTCTCCCAGCTCTCCGACGCGGGCCAGTGGAACCACACGCAGTACGGCATCCCCTTCGGGGGCTCCACGCGCGTGCTCTTCTACAACAAGACCCTGTTCGCCAAGGCCGGCATCACCAGCCCGCCCACCACCTGGGACGAGCTGGCCGCCGACGCCAAGGCGCTCAAGGACAAGGGCGTGAAGTACCCCATGGGGCTGCCCCTCGGCCCCGAGGAGGCCCAGGCCGAGACCATGCAGTGGATGCTGAGCGGCGCGAGCGGCGGCACCGGCTACACCGACGACATCGGCACCTACACCATCGACTCCGCGCAGAACGTCGACACCTTCACCTGGCTCAAGGACGACCTGGTCGGCAAGGGTCTGACCGGGCCGGTCGCGCCCGGCAAGCTCAACCGCGCGGACGCGTTCGCCGCGTTCGCCGACGGCCAGGTCGGCATGCTCAACGGGCATCCCACGCTGATCCAGCAGGCCGACAAGAAGGGCGTGCAGTTCGGCATGGTGCCGATGCCGGGCCGCACCGGCAAGGCCAGGGCCTCCATGGGGGTCGCCGACTGGATGATGGCCTTCAAACAGAACGGGCACGCCGCGCAGATAGGCGACTTCCTCAACTTCGTCTACACCGAGAAGAACGTCCTCGACTTCTCCCGCCAGTACGGCCTGCTGCCGGTCACCGGCTCCGCCTCCAACGCCATGAGCGAGTCGGACTCCGCCCCCGACAAGGCCCTGCACCCCTTCCTCGAACAGCTGCCCACGTCCGAGCTGTATCCGGTCGGCAAGACCTCCTGGGCGGCGGTCAGCGCGGCCGTCAAGCAGAACATCGGCAAGGCCGTCGCCCCCGACGGCAGCCCCGCCGCCGTCCTCTCCCGCCTCCAGGCGACGGCGACCGCGGCGGACAGCAGCAGCAAGAGCTGA
- the nagA gene encoding N-acetylglucosamine-6-phosphate deacetylase, whose amino-acid sequence MLTGANVVLPTGTVKNGQVVVDGKRITGTVPANAQVIDVTGHWLVPGFVDIHNHGGGGASFSGTPDDILKAIRTHRAHGTTTLVASTVTDEMDLLARQAGLLSELAEQGDIAGIHFEGPFISPCRKGAHSEELLRDPEPAEVRKLIDAARGQAKMVTLATELPGGLDSVRLLAEHGVIAAIGHTDATYEQTVQAIDAGATVATHLFNAMPPLGHRTPGPIAALLEDERVTVELINDGTHLHPAALELAFHHAGADRVAFITDAMDAAGIGDGRYMLGPLEVEVSEGVARLVEGGSIAGSTLTLDRAFQRAVTIDNLSVEDAVTALSANPARLLGLSDRIGSLEPGKDADLLLLDAAFDLKGVMRQGEWVVPPQLA is encoded by the coding sequence GTGCTCACCGGCGCAAACGTGGTGCTTCCCACCGGCACGGTAAAGAACGGCCAAGTGGTCGTCGACGGCAAGCGCATCACCGGCACGGTCCCAGCCAACGCCCAGGTGATCGACGTCACCGGCCACTGGCTAGTGCCCGGCTTCGTGGACATCCACAACCACGGCGGCGGCGGAGCCTCCTTCTCCGGCACCCCGGACGACATCTTGAAGGCCATCCGCACGCACCGCGCGCACGGCACCACCACCCTCGTCGCCTCCACCGTCACCGACGAGATGGACCTGCTCGCGCGGCAGGCCGGGCTGCTGAGCGAGCTGGCCGAGCAGGGCGACATCGCGGGCATCCACTTCGAGGGGCCGTTCATCTCGCCGTGCCGCAAGGGCGCGCACTCCGAGGAACTGCTGCGCGACCCGGAGCCCGCCGAGGTCCGCAAGCTGATCGACGCGGCGCGCGGCCAGGCGAAGATGGTCACCCTCGCCACCGAGCTGCCGGGCGGCCTCGACTCCGTACGGCTGCTCGCCGAGCACGGCGTCATCGCGGCGATCGGGCACACGGACGCGACCTACGAGCAGACGGTCCAGGCCATCGACGCGGGCGCCACGGTCGCAACCCACCTCTTCAACGCGATGCCCCCGCTCGGCCACCGCACGCCCGGCCCGATCGCCGCCCTGCTGGAGGACGAACGGGTCACGGTCGAGCTGATCAACGACGGCACGCACCTCCACCCGGCCGCGCTGGAGCTGGCCTTCCACCACGCGGGGGCGGACCGGGTCGCGTTCATCACGGACGCGATGGACGCGGCCGGCATCGGCGACGGCCGCTACATGCTCGGCCCGCTGGAGGTCGAGGTCAGCGAGGGCGTGGCCCGGCTGGTGGAGGGCGGCTCGATCGCGGGCTCCACCCTCACCCTGGACCGCGCGTTCCAGCGGGCGGTGACGATCGACAACCTCTCGGTCGAGGACGCGGTGACGGCCCTGTCCGCCAACCCGGCCCGCCTCCTCGGCCTCTCTGACCGCATCGGCTCCCTGGAACCGGGCAAGGACGCCGACCTGCTCCTGCTGGACGCGGCCTTCGACCTCAAGGGCGTGATGCGGCAGGGCGAGTGGGTGGTCCCGCCCCAACTGGCCTGA
- a CDS encoding DUF3263 domain-containing protein, whose protein sequence is MELGPREQSILALERRGFPGPGAKERAIREELGLAPVRYYQLLNALLDDERALAHDPVTVNRLRRVRDARRSER, encoded by the coding sequence ATGGAACTGGGCCCCCGCGAACAATCCATCCTCGCCCTGGAGCGCCGGGGTTTCCCCGGCCCCGGCGCAAAGGAACGAGCGATACGCGAGGAACTGGGCCTGGCTCCGGTCCGCTACTACCAGCTGCTGAACGCGTTGCTGGACGACGAGAGAGCGCTGGCGCACGATCCGGTGACGGTGAACCGCTTGCGGAGAGTACGGGACGCCCGCCGCTCGGAACGCTGA
- the otsB gene encoding trehalose-phosphatase — MDPLPTPQTQPGRDGLAALLAKPTAAIVGLDFDGTLAPIVADPEQARAHPEAVPALAALAPKVASVAVITGRPAGVAVRYGGFAGVPGLEHLTVLGHYGAERWDAATGTITAPAPHPGVAAARAELPGVLDRAGAWHGTWIEEKGRAVAVHTRRADDPQAAFDALRGPLTALATRHGLIVEPGRLVLELRPPGMDKGVALSEHVRKTGAESVLYAGDDLGDLPAFDAVDELRSDGVFGLLVCSGSTEVTELAERADMVVDGPAGVVHLLRTLAAQLD; from the coding sequence ATGGACCCTCTGCCGACCCCGCAGACCCAGCCCGGCCGGGACGGACTCGCCGCACTCCTGGCGAAGCCGACCGCGGCGATCGTCGGCCTGGATTTCGACGGCACCCTCGCCCCCATCGTCGCCGACCCCGAACAGGCCCGCGCCCACCCCGAGGCCGTACCCGCCCTCGCCGCCCTCGCCCCGAAGGTCGCCTCTGTCGCCGTGATCACCGGCCGCCCCGCCGGAGTCGCGGTCCGCTACGGCGGCTTCGCCGGCGTCCCCGGCCTGGAGCACCTCACCGTCCTCGGCCATTACGGCGCCGAACGCTGGGACGCGGCCACCGGCACCATCACCGCCCCCGCCCCGCACCCCGGCGTCGCGGCGGCCCGCGCCGAGCTGCCCGGCGTCCTGGACCGCGCCGGCGCCTGGCACGGCACCTGGATCGAGGAGAAAGGCCGTGCGGTCGCGGTCCACACCCGCCGAGCCGACGACCCGCAGGCCGCCTTCGACGCCCTGCGCGGCCCCCTCACCGCCCTCGCCACCCGCCACGGCCTGATCGTCGAGCCCGGCCGCTTGGTCCTGGAACTGCGCCCGCCGGGCATGGACAAGGGCGTGGCGCTCAGCGAGCACGTCCGCAAAACGGGCGCCGAGTCGGTCCTCTACGCCGGCGACGACCTCGGCGACCTCCCCGCCTTCGACGCCGTCGACGAACTCCGCTCCGACGGTGTCTTCGGCCTGCTGGTCTGCAGCGGCAGCACGGAGGTCACGGAACTGGCGGAACGCGCGGACATGGTGGTGGACGGCCCGGCCGGCGTCGTACACCTGCTGCGGACGCTGGCGGCTCAGCTGGACTGA